A genomic segment from Synergistaceae bacterium encodes:
- the rsfS gene encoding ribosome silencing factor has translation MATLAEYGYVCEALADKKGLDIVGLDLGELESLTDVFILVTGNSEVHMKTLLETAQEVLERQGHTVRVEGENSSNWRLLDAGDLAVHVFSRKGRDFYKLEKLWSDAEILTYEYQE, from the coding sequence ATGGCAACGCTTGCGGAATATGGTTACGTTTGTGAGGCTCTGGCCGACAAAAAGGGATTGGACATCGTGGGTCTCGACCTCGGAGAGCTGGAGAGCCTGACGGATGTTTTCATTTTGGTGACCGGAAACTCCGAAGTCCACATGAAGACCCTTCTGGAAACGGCTCAGGAGGTTTTGGAGCGGCAGGGACACACAGTTCGCGTGGAGGGAGAGAACAGCTCGAACTGGCGTCTGCTCGACGCCGGGGATCTTGCCGTCCACGTGTTCAGCAGAAAGGGACGGGATTTTTATAAACTGGAAAAACTGTGGAGCGACGCGGAAATTTTGACTTATGAATATCAGGAATAA
- a CDS encoding LCP family protein, translated as MRVLKILAVTILIIAATVGGAAWSFINHLQGKPLPVSLPNWFSAQKVNDISRAENREKTGEEISGDSLRQTVETAVEPLKGTVNVLLVGLDDVDNTQRADAIALATFNQESGFVGMMAIPRDSRVQIPGHGWDKINHAYVFGGIDLLKKTVMNLLNVGIDYFVIVNYDGFARIVDLLGGLDIDVEKRLVYTDYSAKLFINIPKGFQHMTGKTVLEYARFRHDPLGDIGRVQRQQRVMGLLMEKMKSPSIIWKISGIIEEAVASLNSDLTPLEALRLANFAVSLPRERVELIMTPGRASYIDTVSYWIVDVPAASLIWARWVDGGALPLPFPDDSLSMDIALISDQSDIQSLLTRIGKIGILNGDGASGLGKQASQAFQKLGVDVGFTGNARHFDYHTSNVVYPENATENDKNAAEALAQLCGITNRALIQSDRTVTMVSVILGHDKESIFRRLQDISF; from the coding sequence TTGAGGGTTCTCAAAATACTGGCTGTCACAATTTTGATCATCGCTGCAACGGTAGGCGGAGCCGCCTGGAGTTTTATCAATCATCTTCAGGGTAAGCCTCTGCCTGTTTCTTTGCCCAACTGGTTCTCCGCGCAGAAGGTAAACGATATTTCGAGAGCGGAAAACCGCGAAAAAACAGGGGAGGAGATCAGCGGAGACTCCCTGCGGCAGACCGTGGAGACGGCTGTGGAACCGCTGAAGGGGACTGTGAATGTTCTGCTGGTGGGACTCGACGATGTGGACAACACCCAGCGGGCGGACGCGATTGCCCTGGCCACGTTCAATCAGGAAAGCGGTTTTGTCGGCATGATGGCCATTCCCCGGGACTCCCGTGTGCAAATTCCCGGGCACGGCTGGGATAAGATCAATCACGCCTATGTTTTCGGCGGCATCGACCTCCTGAAGAAGACGGTGATGAACCTTCTGAACGTGGGGATCGATTATTTCGTTATCGTCAACTACGACGGCTTTGCCCGGATCGTGGATCTTCTGGGCGGCCTCGACATCGACGTGGAGAAAAGACTGGTGTACACGGACTATTCCGCCAAGCTGTTTATCAACATTCCAAAGGGGTTTCAGCATATGACGGGCAAGACCGTCCTTGAATACGCCCGTTTTCGTCATGACCCGCTGGGAGACATCGGTCGTGTGCAGCGTCAGCAGAGAGTTATGGGGCTTCTCATGGAAAAAATGAAAAGCCCTTCAATTATTTGGAAAATTTCGGGCATCATTGAGGAAGCCGTGGCTTCCCTGAACTCCGACCTGACTCCACTGGAGGCCCTGAGGCTGGCAAATTTTGCCGTTTCTCTGCCCCGGGAGCGCGTGGAGCTCATTATGACGCCGGGCCGGGCTTCCTACATCGACACCGTCAGTTACTGGATCGTGGACGTTCCGGCGGCATCTCTGATATGGGCGAGATGGGTGGATGGGGGAGCTCTCCCTCTGCCGTTCCCCGACGACAGCCTGTCCATGGACATCGCCCTGATTTCGGACCAGTCAGACATTCAGTCTCTTCTGACGCGGATTGGTAAAATCGGCATTTTGAACGGAGACGGAGCCAGCGGTCTCGGCAAACAGGCTTCTCAGGCCTTTCAAAAGCTGGGGGTGGATGTGGGATTTACAGGCAACGCCCGTCATTTCGACTATCATACGTCCAACGTGGTCTATCCGGAAAACGCCACGGAGAACGACAAAAACGCGGCCGAAGCTCTGGCGCAGCTCTGCGGGATCACCAACAGGGCGCTGATCCAGAGTGATCGCACGGTCACAATGGTCAGCGTCATTCTGGGTCATGACAAGGAGTCCATATTTCGCCGGCTGCAGGATATTTCTTTTTAA
- the nadD gene encoding nicotinate-nucleotide adenylyltransferase — translation MAEKMGIMGGTFDPIHYGHLLAAEESRRQLGLARIVFVPTGTPPHKMDRYVAETEDRYAMTLLATTEIREFSVSRTEVERQYPSRTVDTLREFIGQGVCPEELFFITGLDSILSIETWANYMELPSLCTLVTVTRPGYSSEAVAALPEPIRRGLRLIEIPQFAISSTEIRTRVREGRGIRFMVPRLVENYIEYRGLYREPEVL, via the coding sequence GTGGCAGAAAAAATGGGGATCATGGGAGGAACTTTCGATCCCATCCATTATGGTCATCTTCTGGCGGCTGAGGAAAGTCGTCGACAGCTCGGACTCGCCAGGATCGTGTTTGTTCCGACGGGTACGCCGCCGCATAAAATGGACCGATACGTCGCTGAGACCGAGGATCGTTACGCCATGACGCTGCTGGCCACAACGGAAATTCGTGAATTTTCTGTTTCCCGGACGGAAGTGGAGCGTCAGTATCCTTCCCGGACGGTGGACACCCTGCGGGAGTTTATCGGACAGGGAGTCTGTCCGGAGGAGTTGTTCTTCATCACGGGACTGGACTCGATTTTGAGCATCGAAACCTGGGCGAATTACATGGAGCTGCCTTCTCTTTGTACATTGGTTACGGTGACGCGTCCCGGATATTCTTCCGAAGCCGTGGCTGCTCTTCCGGAACCCATCAGGAGGGGACTGAGGCTGATTGAGATTCCGCAGTTCGCGATCTCCAGTACGGAAATCCGCACCAGAGTTCGAGAAGGTCGGGGGATTCGTTTTATGGTCCCGAGGCTTGTGGAAAACTATATTGAATATCGCGGATTATACAGAGAACCGGAGGTGCTGTAG
- the obgE gene encoding GTPase ObgE, with the protein MKFVDLVRIAVKAGRGGNGCLSFHREKFLPKGGPDGADGGKGGDVILETADGLATLADFEYNRKFQAGHAGHGKGSMQTGGNGSDVVISVPCGTLVRDADTGEPLADLVEPGQRFVAAKGGRGGRGNAHFTNSVRRAPRFAEKGDPGEERNLLLELKLIADVGLVGLPNAGKSSILAAISGARPKIAGYPFTTLSPNLGVLAVDDRQIVIADVPGLIEGAHDNKGLGLHFLRHIERTRLLIHVIDLSSDDVLEDRDVILREFEAYGADLTQRPCIVAGNKTDLPGTEEKGRLLREAMERIGQKYLCVSALNGDGIPALIEEIVELVRRHPRPAGTVSLVRETPVELPRLRGSTPAPVAVVRLTGVSGNGFRVEHANLEKTVRRIDFDQEDALMKFSRILKRLKVEEALEKAGAVEGDRVCIGEMEFDFQPDRIGE; encoded by the coding sequence GTGAAATTTGTAGATCTTGTAAGAATTGCGGTTAAAGCGGGACGGGGAGGCAATGGCTGTCTGAGTTTTCACCGTGAAAAATTTCTTCCAAAGGGCGGTCCTGACGGGGCGGACGGAGGGAAGGGCGGCGACGTGATCCTGGAGACGGCGGACGGTCTCGCGACTCTCGCTGACTTTGAGTACAACAGAAAGTTTCAGGCGGGCCACGCTGGGCATGGAAAGGGTTCCATGCAGACCGGAGGCAACGGTTCGGATGTGGTGATTTCCGTCCCCTGCGGAACTTTGGTGCGAGACGCGGACACGGGAGAACCTCTGGCGGATCTGGTGGAGCCCGGTCAGAGATTTGTGGCCGCAAAAGGCGGACGGGGAGGACGGGGAAACGCTCACTTCACCAACTCCGTGAGACGCGCGCCCCGCTTCGCCGAGAAGGGCGACCCCGGCGAGGAAAGAAATCTGCTGCTGGAGCTGAAACTCATTGCGGATGTGGGGCTGGTTGGGCTTCCCAATGCGGGAAAATCCAGCATTCTGGCCGCCATCAGCGGAGCCCGTCCCAAAATAGCCGGATACCCCTTCACGACGCTTTCTCCCAATTTGGGCGTTTTGGCGGTGGACGACCGACAGATCGTCATTGCCGACGTTCCGGGCCTGATTGAGGGAGCCCACGACAACAAGGGACTGGGACTGCATTTTCTGCGTCATATCGAACGCACGCGTCTGCTGATCCATGTTATAGATCTTTCTTCTGACGATGTCTTGGAAGATCGGGACGTTATTTTGCGGGAGTTCGAGGCCTATGGCGCGGACCTTACCCAACGGCCCTGCATCGTGGCGGGCAACAAGACGGATCTTCCAGGGACAGAGGAAAAAGGCCGTCTCCTGCGGGAAGCGATGGAACGTATCGGACAGAAGTATCTCTGCGTAAGCGCCCTGAACGGCGATGGCATTCCGGCGCTTATCGAAGAAATTGTGGAACTGGTGAGGCGGCATCCCCGTCCGGCGGGGACGGTTTCCCTGGTGCGGGAAACGCCGGTGGAGCTTCCCCGGCTTCGAGGTTCGACGCCGGCTCCCGTGGCTGTCGTCCGCCTTACGGGAGTGAGTGGAAACGGTTTTCGCGTGGAACACGCCAATCTGGAGAAAACCGTCCGGCGAATCGATTTCGATCAGGAAGACGCTCTGATGAAATTCTCCAGAATTTTGAAACGCCTGAAGGTAGAAGAGGCTCTGGAGAAGGCGGGAGCTGTTGAAGGCGACAGAGTCTGCATCGGAGAGATGGAATTTGATTTCCAACCTGATAGAATAGGAGAGTAA
- the rpmA gene encoding 50S ribosomal protein L27 — MNFKFDIQFFAHKKGQGSSTNGRDSNPKYRGIKVYADATVTAGSILVRQCGTRIHPGKNVGLGRDFTLFALTPGKVRYLRKGDRRFVSVEAAVQG, encoded by the coding sequence ATGAATTTTAAATTCGATATACAGTTTTTTGCCCATAAAAAGGGTCAGGGCAGTTCTACGAACGGACGCGACAGCAATCCCAAGTACAGGGGAATAAAGGTGTACGCGGACGCCACCGTGACGGCGGGGAGCATCCTGGTGCGTCAGTGTGGAACTCGTATCCATCCGGGCAAAAACGTGGGACTGGGGCGCGATTTTACGCTTTTCGCGCTGACTCCGGGGAAGGTTCGGTATTTGAGAAAGGGAGACCGCAGGTTTGTATCCGTCGAGGCGGCCGTTCAGGGTTGA
- a CDS encoding ribosomal-processing cysteine protease Prp: MTVITLFQGKEGLVGLESRGHSGQASRGEDVVCAAISALVQALLVGLRDVALLGDFADCKIDASVPVIRIQWPENRVKELDLLTRTVALSLKEIASGYPGYVSIAEVWLS; the protein is encoded by the coding sequence ATGACGGTGATTACCCTGTTTCAGGGTAAGGAGGGTCTTGTGGGACTGGAGTCCCGGGGACACTCCGGTCAGGCCTCCAGAGGAGAGGACGTAGTCTGCGCGGCGATTTCGGCCCTGGTTCAGGCGTTGCTTGTGGGGTTGAGGGATGTGGCCCTTCTGGGGGATTTTGCGGATTGCAAAATAGACGCCAGCGTGCCGGTTATTCGCATCCAATGGCCTGAAAATCGGGTGAAGGAACTGGATTTATTGACGCGAACAGTGGCTTTGTCTCTTAAGGAAATAGCATCCGGCTATCCCGGATATGTGAGTATTGCGGAGGTGTGGTTATCTTGA
- the rplU gene encoding 50S ribosomal protein L21, producing MYAVVETGGKQYRLQAGDVVRVERLEAEVGQEVVLDRVLMVGGEDSLKFGSPLVSGACVKAEVVAQERADKVLVFKFKSKKNYRRMRGHRQYYTELRVREVLPG from the coding sequence GTGTACGCAGTGGTGGAAACGGGCGGTAAACAGTACCGTCTGCAGGCAGGCGATGTGGTACGTGTTGAACGCCTGGAGGCCGAAGTGGGACAGGAAGTTGTTCTGGATCGGGTGCTCATGGTGGGCGGAGAGGATTCTTTGAAGTTCGGCTCGCCTCTTGTGAGCGGCGCCTGCGTGAAGGCGGAAGTAGTGGCTCAGGAGCGCGCCGACAAGGTTCTGGTGTTCAAGTTCAAAAGCAAGAAAAATTATCGCCGTATGAGGGGACATCGGCAGTATTACACGGAGTTGCGCGTCAGGGAGGTTCTGCCGGGTTAA